A part of Paenarthrobacter sp. A20 genomic DNA contains:
- a CDS encoding DUF3040 domain-containing protein, with the protein MPLSEHEQKLLEQLEKQLHEDDPKFANTMGSDPIRSWSTRHVIIGVLGAIAGILLLLVGVSMQAIPVGVLGFVVMGAGVYFATLRGAAFGKASKGKPGKGKPKSSFMSSLEERWDERRRDDS; encoded by the coding sequence ATGCCCCTCTCGGAGCATGAACAGAAGCTGCTTGAGCAACTCGAAAAGCAACTTCATGAGGACGATCCGAAGTTCGCCAACACCATGGGTTCGGATCCCATCCGCAGTTGGTCTACCCGGCATGTGATTATCGGCGTCCTGGGCGCCATTGCCGGCATACTCCTCCTGCTCGTAGGGGTTTCGATGCAGGCGATACCAGTGGGTGTCCTCGGCTTCGTCGTCATGGGTGCTGGCGTCTACTTCGCCACGTTGCGTGGTGCGGCCTTTGGCAAAGCCAGCAAGGGCAAGCCGGGAAAGGGTAAGCCCAAGAGCTCGTTCATGAGCAGTCTGGAAGAGCGCTGGGACGAACGGCGCCGCGACGACTCCTGA
- the mraZ gene encoding division/cell wall cluster transcriptional repressor MraZ, which produces MFLGTHSPRLDEKGRIILPAKFREELAEGLVLTRGQERCIYVFSQKEFERIHESMREAPLSSKQARDYIRVFLSGASDEVPDKQGRVTIPPALRAYAGLGRELAVIGAGTRAEIWDAEAWNEYLNEKESAFSETDDDNLPGFI; this is translated from the coding sequence GTGTTTCTGGGCACTCACTCGCCGCGTCTCGATGAAAAGGGCCGGATCATTCTCCCCGCCAAGTTCCGTGAGGAACTTGCCGAAGGGCTGGTCCTCACAAGAGGCCAGGAACGCTGCATCTACGTCTTCAGCCAGAAAGAATTCGAACGCATTCACGAATCCATGCGGGAGGCCCCACTGTCCTCCAAGCAGGCTCGTGACTACATTCGGGTTTTCCTGTCCGGAGCCTCTGACGAGGTACCTGACAAGCAGGGGCGTGTGACGATTCCGCCGGCGCTCCGGGCGTATGCAGGACTCGGTCGGGAACTGGCAGTTATTGGTGCCGGTACCAGGGCTGAGATCTGGGATGCCGAAGCTTGGAACGAGTACCTCAACGAGAAGGAATCAGCCTTCTCGGAAACCGATGACGACAATCTGCCCGGGTTCATCTAA
- the rsmH gene encoding 16S rRNA (cytosine(1402)-N(4))-methyltransferase RsmH, whose product MEEQDAAKPTSERHVPVLKDRCINLLAPGFEAARKRGQTPVAIDATLGMGGHSEAMLQRFPDLHLVGIDRDEEALALAGARLEPFSNRTDLVHAVYDEIDDVLADLGIPEVHGILMDLGVSSLQLDERERGFAYSYDAPLDMRMDTSRGQTAADVVNNYSEDELVRIIRKWGEEKFAGRIANRIVNARADKPFATTGELVEQIRSVVPAAAAKSGGHPAKRTFQALRIEVNEELDVLERAVPAAVAATAMGGRIVVMSYHSLEDKIVKSVFQAGSKSSAPLGFPVELEEHKPELKTITKGTEVPTAAEIAENPRAASARLRAVERIKPRRDA is encoded by the coding sequence GTGGAAGAGCAGGACGCGGCAAAGCCCACATCGGAGCGCCACGTACCCGTCCTCAAAGACCGCTGCATCAATCTGCTGGCTCCCGGGTTTGAGGCTGCCAGGAAGCGCGGCCAGACACCTGTGGCCATCGACGCAACCCTTGGCATGGGAGGGCACTCCGAGGCGATGTTGCAACGCTTTCCGGACCTGCACCTCGTCGGCATCGACCGCGACGAGGAAGCCCTTGCCCTGGCCGGTGCCCGCCTTGAGCCCTTTTCGAACCGGACGGATCTGGTACATGCCGTATACGACGAAATTGACGACGTGCTGGCGGACCTTGGAATCCCTGAGGTGCACGGCATCCTGATGGATCTTGGCGTGTCATCCCTGCAGCTGGACGAGCGTGAACGTGGGTTCGCCTACTCCTACGACGCCCCGCTGGATATGCGGATGGACACCAGCCGCGGCCAGACCGCCGCCGATGTGGTCAACAACTACAGTGAAGACGAACTGGTTCGCATTATCCGTAAGTGGGGCGAAGAAAAGTTCGCTGGACGTATCGCCAATAGGATCGTCAACGCCCGCGCCGACAAACCGTTCGCTACTACCGGCGAACTTGTGGAGCAGATCCGCAGTGTAGTTCCTGCCGCAGCCGCGAAGAGCGGTGGGCATCCCGCCAAGCGCACCTTCCAGGCTTTGCGGATTGAGGTCAATGAGGAACTCGATGTCCTGGAACGCGCAGTCCCGGCAGCCGTTGCCGCGACAGCCATGGGAGGCCGGATCGTGGTGATGTCCTATCACTCGCTGGAGGACAAGATCGTGAAGTCAGTCTTCCAGGCCGGCTCCAAATCCTCGGCCCCGCTCGGTTTCCCCGTGGAACTCGAAGAACATAAACCCGAACTGAAGACCATCACCAAAGGCACTGAAGTGCCTACGGCTGCAGAAATCGCCGAAAACCCCCGTGCGGCGTCCGCCCGTTTGAGGGCCGTGGAGCGCATCAAACCAAGGAGAGACGCATGA
- a CDS encoding penicillin-binding protein 2 yields MAQNPGTSKKPKTPAARKRLRVGLGIMLTLLLVVGGKLFMVQGLDMGGMAEAALAKRLTPQVLPAERGQIVDANGTVLASSVIRYNLVVDQTVNTGTATFHRFNDKTEKLDEITRDQGISDLAALLGTDEAKVREALTGEKQYFVVAKDIKPELEDRISKLYIPGLRAEGVSKRVYPNGSVAGGVVGFLQDGTTGQAGIEQTQDEVLRGVEGKRVFEIGADGLRIPVATDELTPAVDGSDVKLTINTDIQYFAQQAIQSQVDKMNAEWGSIIVMDAKTGNLVALADTNAPDPNDPGKVDAKDRGVRSVTAAYEPGSVQKMITAAAVIEEGKSFPLDHYTIPPSYTIDGQTFTDAFEHGTEERTLAGILGWSMNTGTVMAGSRLTKEQRYDWLKKFGIGEQTDIGLPAEATGILAKPEQWDDRQQYTVLFGQGVSQSTLQTVRAFQSIANNGVMLQPRLIDSYITPEGEEQKVAAKDSRQVVSKDTAQQVRDILESAVTEGQIKDAAIDGYRVGAKTGTSQAPREDGLPGFDGYTASMVGMAPMDDPRFIVEVVLQRPKGNIYGLTNGPVFRSVMAQVLRTYNVAPSTGTPARLPQFVK; encoded by the coding sequence GTGGCTCAGAACCCCGGCACATCGAAAAAACCGAAGACGCCGGCGGCAAGAAAGCGGTTGCGGGTTGGTCTTGGCATCATGCTGACGCTGCTGCTGGTGGTGGGCGGCAAGCTCTTCATGGTCCAAGGCCTGGATATGGGCGGGATGGCCGAGGCGGCCTTGGCTAAACGCCTGACGCCCCAGGTTCTGCCTGCAGAACGCGGGCAGATTGTCGATGCCAACGGCACCGTCCTGGCCAGCAGCGTCATCCGCTACAACCTCGTGGTGGACCAAACCGTCAACACGGGAACCGCGACTTTCCATCGCTTCAACGACAAAACGGAAAAGCTCGACGAGATCACCCGTGACCAAGGGATTTCCGACTTGGCTGCGCTTTTGGGTACTGACGAAGCCAAAGTACGTGAGGCGCTGACCGGTGAGAAGCAGTATTTCGTTGTGGCCAAGGACATCAAGCCGGAACTCGAGGATCGAATCTCCAAGCTGTACATCCCTGGCCTACGCGCCGAAGGTGTCAGCAAGCGCGTCTACCCCAATGGCAGCGTTGCCGGCGGCGTGGTGGGCTTCCTCCAGGACGGAACCACAGGCCAAGCGGGCATCGAACAAACCCAGGATGAGGTCCTCCGTGGTGTTGAAGGCAAGCGGGTCTTTGAGATCGGCGCTGACGGCCTGCGCATTCCAGTGGCCACTGACGAGCTGACTCCCGCCGTGGACGGCAGCGACGTCAAGCTGACCATCAACACGGACATCCAGTACTTCGCGCAGCAGGCCATCCAAAGCCAGGTGGACAAGATGAATGCCGAGTGGGGGTCCATCATCGTGATGGACGCCAAGACCGGCAACCTGGTCGCTTTGGCTGACACCAATGCCCCGGATCCCAACGATCCCGGAAAGGTCGATGCCAAAGACCGTGGCGTTCGATCCGTAACGGCCGCGTATGAGCCCGGTTCAGTGCAGAAGATGATCACCGCTGCGGCAGTCATTGAAGAAGGCAAGTCCTTCCCGTTGGATCACTACACGATTCCCCCTTCCTACACCATCGACGGCCAGACCTTTACTGATGCCTTCGAACACGGCACTGAGGAACGCACGCTCGCTGGGATCCTGGGGTGGTCCATGAACACCGGTACCGTGATGGCCGGTAGCCGGCTGACCAAGGAGCAACGGTACGACTGGCTGAAGAAATTCGGTATCGGTGAACAGACCGATATCGGCCTGCCCGCAGAAGCCACCGGCATCCTGGCCAAACCCGAGCAGTGGGACGACCGCCAGCAGTACACGGTTCTCTTTGGGCAGGGCGTTTCCCAGTCGACCTTGCAGACAGTGCGTGCCTTCCAAAGCATCGCCAATAACGGTGTCATGCTTCAGCCCCGGCTCATCGACAGCTACATCACTCCTGAGGGCGAGGAACAGAAGGTTGCCGCCAAGGATTCCCGCCAAGTGGTGTCCAAGGATACTGCCCAGCAGGTCCGGGACATCCTGGAGAGCGCTGTGACCGAGGGGCAGATCAAGGACGCGGCAATCGACGGCTACCGTGTCGGCGCGAAGACAGGAACGTCGCAGGCGCCCCGTGAGGACGGGCTTCCAGGATTCGACGGCTACACGGCCTCCATGGTGGGTATGGCACCCATGGACGACCCCCGCTTCATTGTCGAGGTAGTGCTTCAACGACCCAAGGGAAACATCTACGGACTCACCAACGGGCCCGTGTTCCGTTCGGTCATGGCACAAGTGCTGCGGACCTACAACGTGGCGCCGTCCACGGGAACACCCGCGCGCCTGCCCCAGTTCGTCAAGTAA
- a CDS encoding UDP-N-acetylmuramoyl-L-alanyl-D-glutamate--2,6-diaminopimelate ligase, with the protein MSEHNEAANSATTPDTGRSVFRPESVAAVPLATIAEALGIAAPEGNHNRGVTGITLNSRAVESGDLYMALPGASRHGADFVPQAVAAGAVAVVTDDAGARQLALAGEQPVPVLIVQEARTAVGPLAALIYRSQPAEGGFPSLYGVTGTNGKTTTTYFINSLLRALGKTPGLIGTIEIVAGGEPIPSLLTTPESTDVHALLALMRERGLEAASMEVSSHAISYHRVDGVMFDVAGFTNLTQDHLDLHGSMEEYFRTKAELFTARRARHAVVTVDDDWGRKLAELADIPVTTLSANEATAGSDWHVAEITARGLGSAFELRHADGRVLRVHTGLPGAFNVANAALATLMVLASGVDEQTLQSALDTHDPFTVAVPGRMQLVSTEPAAVVDFAHNPDALARALEAVRSPQEGSRVIVVFGATGQRDQGKRPTMGAIAARLADVVIVSDDDPHDEDAASIRAEVLQGARAARDAEKLGSDIIESHPRDAAIRLAVEMATANDTILIAGRGHEVWQEVKGVNLALDDRVELRAALTSKGFSVSSDQRIES; encoded by the coding sequence GTGTCAGAGCACAATGAGGCAGCTAACAGCGCCACGACGCCGGATACCGGCAGGTCCGTCTTCCGCCCCGAATCCGTGGCCGCGGTGCCGTTGGCCACGATTGCGGAGGCACTTGGAATAGCCGCACCGGAGGGCAACCACAACAGGGGAGTGACAGGCATAACCCTCAACTCCAGGGCCGTGGAATCCGGCGACCTCTATATGGCCTTGCCAGGCGCTTCGCGCCATGGTGCCGACTTTGTTCCCCAAGCCGTCGCCGCCGGTGCCGTGGCCGTGGTCACGGACGACGCCGGGGCACGCCAACTGGCGCTGGCCGGCGAGCAGCCGGTTCCGGTGCTTATCGTGCAAGAGGCGCGTACCGCCGTCGGACCTTTGGCTGCGCTGATCTACCGCAGCCAGCCGGCGGAAGGCGGGTTCCCGTCCCTGTACGGTGTCACCGGTACCAACGGAAAGACCACCACGACCTACTTCATCAACTCGCTGCTGCGTGCTCTGGGCAAGACTCCGGGACTCATTGGGACCATAGAGATCGTGGCTGGCGGTGAGCCTATCCCGAGCCTCCTGACCACCCCGGAGTCCACGGATGTCCATGCCCTGCTGGCTCTGATGCGCGAACGGGGCCTGGAAGCCGCGTCCATGGAAGTCTCGTCCCACGCGATCTCCTACCACCGTGTGGACGGTGTGATGTTCGACGTCGCGGGTTTCACCAACCTCACCCAGGACCATCTGGACCTGCACGGCAGCATGGAAGAGTATTTCCGCACCAAGGCGGAACTCTTCACCGCCAGGCGGGCCCGCCACGCTGTTGTCACAGTGGACGATGACTGGGGGCGCAAGCTCGCGGAGCTGGCCGATATCCCCGTCACTACCCTCTCGGCCAACGAGGCCACCGCCGGGTCCGACTGGCACGTCGCGGAAATCACTGCCCGAGGGCTCGGCTCCGCATTCGAACTCAGGCACGCCGACGGACGCGTGCTGCGCGTCCACACGGGCCTGCCTGGAGCCTTCAACGTGGCCAACGCTGCCTTGGCCACCCTCATGGTCCTGGCGTCGGGCGTTGACGAACAGACACTCCAGTCGGCCTTGGACACCCACGATCCTTTCACGGTGGCCGTTCCCGGGCGCATGCAGTTGGTCTCAACTGAGCCAGCCGCAGTTGTTGATTTTGCCCACAATCCTGATGCTTTGGCGCGTGCGCTCGAAGCCGTACGCTCGCCACAGGAGGGGTCCCGCGTCATTGTGGTCTTTGGTGCAACCGGCCAGCGCGACCAGGGCAAGCGGCCCACCATGGGTGCCATCGCTGCGCGCCTTGCCGATGTGGTGATCGTCAGTGATGACGATCCCCACGACGAAGACGCGGCATCAATCCGCGCCGAAGTCCTGCAGGGTGCCAGGGCAGCCCGGGATGCCGAAAAGCTGGGCAGCGACATCATCGAGTCCCACCCGAGGGACGCCGCGATCCGGCTGGCCGTTGAGATGGCCACTGCCAACGACACCATCCTTATCGCCGGACGTGGCCACGAAGTGTGGCAAGAGGTCAAAGGCGTGAACCTGGCACTGGACGACAGGGTCGAGTTGCGCGCCGCCTTGACATCCAAGGGATTCAGCGTTTCATCGGACCAGCGGATAGAGTCCTAA
- the murF gene encoding UDP-N-acetylmuramoyl-tripeptide--D-alanyl-D-alanine ligase produces the protein MIALTAAEIADITHGRLTGATDIAPTSVVTDSREATPGSLYVAKPGEHADGHDFVEAAFERGAVLVLAEREVTDAGGSPFPAVVVDDAVLAMGALAAECVRRIRAERAQRGEDFTVIGITGSAGKTTTKDLLAGVLSVAGKTVAPQGSYNGEVGVPLTVFAADADTRYLVIEMGATGLGHIKYLADMVKPDIGVVLVVGTAHAGEFGGVENIATTKGELVEALGEHGTAVINLDDGRVAAMRSRTKARILGFTAAPATTEEVEARNVVVNAQGFPDFDLVLPDGGPAVEVRSRLIGGHHVTNLLAAAAAAFAAGIPAADIASSLSSQSAASRWRMERTEREDGVTIINDAYNANPESMRAALRTLADLGQGRRTWAVLGAMLELGEDSIREHTAVGTQVVRLNISRLVVVGREARALYVSAIQEGSWGDECSFTETVEEAYELLQNELEPGDLVLFKSSNGVGLRHLGDRIALPPRAEPTGDNAAEAAASEGNELL, from the coding sequence ATGATTGCACTTACTGCGGCGGAGATCGCCGACATCACCCATGGCCGATTGACCGGAGCTACGGACATCGCGCCCACCTCCGTCGTCACTGATTCACGGGAAGCGACGCCCGGTTCGCTCTACGTTGCCAAGCCCGGCGAGCACGCCGATGGCCACGACTTCGTCGAGGCTGCCTTCGAACGCGGCGCCGTACTGGTCCTCGCCGAACGTGAAGTGACCGACGCTGGCGGAAGCCCCTTTCCCGCCGTCGTAGTCGATGATGCCGTCCTGGCAATGGGTGCCCTCGCAGCGGAATGCGTCCGTCGCATCCGTGCTGAACGCGCACAGCGCGGCGAAGACTTTACGGTCATTGGCATCACCGGATCGGCCGGTAAGACGACCACCAAGGATCTCTTGGCCGGTGTGCTTTCCGTGGCCGGTAAGACGGTGGCGCCGCAGGGTTCCTACAACGGTGAAGTGGGCGTGCCCTTGACGGTTTTCGCCGCCGACGCCGATACCCGCTACTTGGTCATCGAGATGGGTGCCACAGGCCTTGGCCACATCAAATACCTCGCAGACATGGTGAAGCCGGACATTGGCGTTGTCCTGGTGGTTGGTACGGCACATGCCGGAGAATTCGGCGGGGTTGAGAATATCGCCACTACGAAGGGCGAACTCGTTGAAGCCCTTGGCGAGCACGGCACGGCTGTGATCAACCTCGATGATGGCCGCGTAGCTGCCATGCGCTCCCGGACCAAGGCCAGGATCCTGGGGTTCACGGCAGCGCCCGCCACCACCGAAGAGGTCGAAGCGCGCAACGTGGTGGTCAATGCCCAGGGTTTCCCGGACTTTGATCTCGTGTTGCCCGACGGCGGCCCTGCCGTTGAGGTGCGAAGCCGCCTGATCGGTGGGCACCATGTAACCAACCTGTTGGCCGCGGCGGCAGCTGCGTTCGCCGCCGGCATCCCGGCCGCCGACATTGCGTCCTCCCTCAGCTCACAGTCGGCGGCAAGCCGCTGGCGCATGGAGCGGACTGAACGCGAAGACGGCGTCACCATCATCAACGACGCCTACAACGCCAACCCGGAATCAATGCGGGCAGCGTTGCGCACACTGGCAGATCTTGGACAAGGCCGACGGACCTGGGCTGTGCTTGGAGCCATGCTCGAGCTCGGGGAGGACTCCATCCGCGAGCACACCGCAGTGGGCACGCAGGTAGTCCGGTTGAACATCTCCAGGCTTGTGGTGGTGGGACGCGAAGCCAGGGCCCTCTACGTCTCGGCCATCCAGGAAGGATCCTGGGGCGATGAATGTTCGTTCACCGAGACTGTCGAAGAAGCCTACGAGCTCCTGCAGAACGAGCTCGAACCCGGTGACCTGGTGTTGTTCAAGTCCTCCAACGGGGTAGGGCTGCGGCATTTGGGTGATCGGATAGCATTACCTCCACGGGCCGAGCCCACCGGAGACAACGCGGCTGAAGCTGCCGCAAGCGAAGGGAACGAGCTGCTGTGA
- the mraY gene encoding phospho-N-acetylmuramoyl-pentapeptide-transferase — protein sequence MIALLIGAGVALLVALIGTPLFIKFLVAKSYGQFIRDDGPTSHHTKRGTPTMGGTVVVAAVLISYFVTHLIMWMMNPRSPGPSASGLLLLFLMVGMGFVGFLDDYIKISNKRSLGLNARAKLILQAAVGIIFAVLVLQFPNEDGLRPASTQISLVRDIPWLDLAFGGTVLGAILFVVWSNLIITAATNGVNLTDGLDGLAAGASIMVFGAYTIMGIWQNNQACGSPREAGSGCYQVRDPMDLALLAAILSAALVGFLWWNTSPAKIFMGDTGSLAIGGAVAAFAILSRTELLLAFIGGLFVLITLSVIIQVGFFKLSGGKRVFKMAPLQHHFELKGWAEVTVVVRFWILAGLFVAAGLGIFYAEWVVLL from the coding sequence GTGATTGCACTTTTGATCGGCGCCGGCGTCGCCCTTCTGGTGGCCCTCATCGGGACGCCCCTGTTCATCAAGTTCCTCGTGGCCAAGAGCTACGGGCAATTCATCCGCGACGACGGTCCTACATCGCACCACACCAAGCGTGGAACGCCGACCATGGGCGGGACCGTTGTAGTTGCGGCCGTGCTCATCAGCTACTTCGTGACGCACCTGATCATGTGGATGATGAACCCGCGGTCCCCTGGACCGTCCGCGTCAGGACTCCTGCTGCTGTTCCTCATGGTGGGCATGGGTTTTGTGGGCTTCCTGGACGACTACATCAAGATTTCCAACAAGCGCAGCCTGGGCCTGAACGCCCGGGCAAAGCTGATCCTCCAGGCTGCCGTCGGAATCATCTTCGCGGTGCTGGTACTGCAGTTTCCCAACGAGGACGGACTTCGGCCGGCATCCACCCAGATCTCGTTGGTGCGGGACATCCCTTGGCTGGACCTGGCTTTTGGCGGGACAGTGCTCGGCGCGATCCTCTTCGTCGTATGGTCCAACCTGATCATCACTGCTGCCACCAACGGCGTGAACCTGACCGATGGCCTGGATGGCCTTGCTGCGGGCGCGTCCATCATGGTCTTTGGCGCCTACACCATCATGGGAATCTGGCAGAACAACCAGGCCTGCGGATCACCCAGGGAAGCAGGAAGCGGTTGTTACCAGGTTCGTGACCCCATGGATCTTGCCCTGTTGGCAGCGATCCTCAGTGCAGCCTTGGTGGGCTTCCTCTGGTGGAATACCTCGCCGGCCAAGATCTTCATGGGGGACACGGGATCCCTGGCGATCGGCGGTGCCGTGGCAGCCTTCGCGATTTTGTCACGCACGGAACTCCTGCTGGCTTTCATCGGCGGCCTGTTCGTCCTGATCACCCTTTCGGTCATCATCCAGGTGGGCTTCTTCAAACTCAGTGGCGGCAAACGGGTCTTCAAGATGGCGCCACTTCAACATCACTTTGAACTGAAGGGCTGGGCGGAAGTGACAGTGGTTGTCCGCTTCTGGATCCTCGCCGGCCTGTTCGTGGCCGCCGGCCTCGGAATTTTCTACGCTGAATGGGTGGTACTGCTGTGA
- the murD gene encoding UDP-N-acetylmuramoyl-L-alanine--D-glutamate ligase has product MGGTAVNGSPETTPSAADRLSELTSWDADWSGLRVVVTGIGMSGFSAADTLIELGAKVVVVDAATTPKAKAQADTLKIVGAVEVLLGEDAVNALPLIDDALPELVVTSPGWRPDQALLAAAKRKHIPVWGDVELAWRLRVRAGRKTADWLTITGTNGKTTTVGMTESMLQAAGLKAIAVGNVGTPILDALRDPVDYDAFAVELSSFQLHWSHSLSPVASVCLNVAEDHVDWHGSYASYLADKAKVYENTQKAAIYNAEQIETERMVENADVVEGCRAIGFTTNTPAISMLGVVDGLLVDRAFIAERKDSAAELAAMADLGPVAPRHMVANALAAAALVRAYGIEPTAVKQGLANYLPGAHRIQVVAKRNDILWINDSKATNPHAASAALSAFQHVVWIAGGLSKGVNYDDLVKEHARRLKAVVLIGTDTEALEGSLQRHAPDVPVIAQAKGDTGMVQTVAGNAASPIYGEAIMGQAVVSAAELATPGDTVLMAPAAASMDQFSSYAHRGDAFIQAVRELVEGQATTTEE; this is encoded by the coding sequence ATGGGTGGTACTGCTGTGAACGGAAGCCCGGAGACAACGCCGTCGGCCGCCGACAGGCTCAGCGAACTCACCAGCTGGGACGCTGACTGGAGCGGCCTGCGCGTGGTGGTGACGGGAATCGGCATGTCCGGCTTCTCGGCAGCTGACACCCTCATCGAACTCGGTGCCAAAGTGGTGGTGGTGGACGCAGCCACCACGCCAAAGGCCAAGGCGCAAGCTGACACCCTGAAAATCGTGGGCGCCGTTGAGGTGCTGTTGGGGGAGGACGCGGTCAATGCCCTTCCCCTGATCGACGACGCTTTGCCCGAGCTGGTTGTCACGTCGCCGGGATGGCGGCCGGACCAGGCCCTGTTGGCCGCCGCCAAGCGGAAGCACATCCCCGTGTGGGGCGACGTTGAGCTTGCTTGGCGCCTCCGCGTCCGCGCAGGACGCAAGACAGCTGACTGGCTCACCATTACGGGCACGAACGGCAAGACCACCACGGTGGGCATGACCGAATCCATGCTGCAGGCAGCCGGACTCAAGGCAATCGCGGTCGGCAACGTTGGAACGCCGATCCTTGACGCACTCCGGGATCCGGTGGACTACGACGCGTTCGCTGTTGAACTCTCCAGCTTCCAGCTGCATTGGAGCCATTCCCTGTCACCAGTGGCAAGTGTGTGCCTCAACGTTGCTGAAGACCACGTGGACTGGCACGGGTCCTATGCCTCGTACCTGGCGGACAAGGCCAAGGTGTATGAGAACACCCAAAAGGCGGCCATCTACAACGCCGAACAGATCGAAACCGAACGCATGGTGGAGAACGCGGACGTCGTTGAGGGTTGCCGCGCCATTGGGTTCACCACGAATACTCCAGCTATCAGCATGCTGGGTGTGGTGGACGGACTGCTGGTTGACCGCGCGTTCATTGCCGAGCGCAAAGACTCCGCCGCGGAGCTCGCCGCTATGGCCGACCTCGGGCCTGTGGCGCCGCGCCACATGGTGGCCAACGCGTTGGCGGCCGCGGCCTTGGTACGTGCATACGGCATAGAGCCAACGGCGGTAAAGCAGGGTTTGGCCAACTACCTGCCGGGCGCCCATCGCATCCAGGTGGTCGCCAAACGGAACGACATCCTGTGGATCAACGACTCCAAAGCCACCAATCCACACGCTGCATCCGCGGCGCTCTCTGCCTTCCAACACGTCGTGTGGATTGCGGGTGGGCTCTCCAAGGGTGTCAACTATGACGACCTCGTCAAAGAACACGCCCGCCGCCTGAAGGCCGTTGTCCTTATTGGGACCGATACCGAAGCGCTGGAAGGCTCCCTCCAGCGACACGCACCGGATGTCCCCGTGATAGCGCAAGCCAAGGGCGACACTGGGATGGTGCAGACCGTAGCCGGCAACGCCGCCTCGCCCATCTACGGCGAGGCCATCATGGGCCAGGCCGTGGTGTCGGCGGCCGAACTGGCCACGCCAGGGGACACCGTCCTGATGGCACCCGCGGCTGCATCCATGGATCAGTTCTCTTCCTACGCTCACCGCGGCGATGCTTTCATCCAGGCAGTTCGCGAGCTTGTGGAAGGGCAGGCAACGACCACCGAGGAGTAA